The DNA sequence TGTATTAATAtaagtggtagtagtagtagcagtgcTGGTAAGTCCCCAcctacatttactcaagtactgtgcTTACACAGTTTTGAGGTACTTTActgcaatatttccattttatgttagTTTAACTTTGAGTGCACTAATTAAGAGGACAGTGTTGTACTCTCTGCTCCACTAAATTTATTTGACAACCATTGTTAGTAGTTACTGCACATTAAGTGGTTAAAATTTGTTCCACCTTTattagctgctgtttttgtttttgttgcaagTAGAAGTTGTTTGGGCCCTTTTTAATGAATTACTTTAccaattttttataaattataattatttataaaatgtttatagtTTTACTGCACCCAATATTTTTtggatttctgcagaaatgttgTTTGTAAGGCACAtttggaacaaatctggacttggtttgaaaaaaaatatgaaaataactCATTCAGACTGATTCCCAGAAATTGTTTTCTAGTGGAGTTGTGCACTTAATcagattttgtttattaattgtGCTTAAACTTGAGAAAAGAAGTTGAAGTGCTACTTCGAATTGCAGTGGagtatttttttaaggaaaGCTGAATACTGAGCTTGTATAGTTTTGCTGAGCTCAGTCGTAGTAATAGTTAATAGAACTTTTTAGAGAAGTACTTGAGTCTTGGGCTTGTATGGTTCTGCTAAGCTGAGCAGTGGTAGTAGGTATTTTTCTGGTGACGGTGGTgatagtagtattagtagtaataTTAGCAGGCTAcgtcagttttattttgaaatgtgtaataCCCGAGTGTGATTGGCTGATGACGTAATGACGCGAGGATCGGAAGTGGCCACGCAAGCATATGGAATCATAACATTGCATTTTGAAGTATATTTACCTCCctgataatatttatttttcggCGATTCCATTTCGCTTTTTCTATGACGAATATTTCTAGCTATTTATGACAAGCGGAGGTTACAGAAAAACCGGATGATTTTGCGTGCGGGGCTGGGAAAACATGTTGCTGGCGTGTGAGAAAGCTAACCCCCAGCAGTATGTAGCTAGCAAACGGCTGCTCGCCTGTGGTGTCTGTCAGTGCGCAAAGTAAGCGAAACCTTGTCGCTTTATGGAGACTAGctacttaaaatgtttgtaatcgTGATTCTGTAATTCACAGTCTAAGTCCTAAGCCATTGCATCGTTAGTTAATGGTAAACGTTACTAATTAACGCGCTATTCGCCGCTAAATAACGGCCTGAGTGCTGAAAACGATGCCTCTGAGAAGTCCAACTTCggtgtatgtgtctgtttcaGATGACAAAATGGAGGTGAAACAGCTGCCAAGCTGAGTTCTGCACACCTAGGTAACAGCATGTGACACACAAGCTCCCTGCTCCCCAAGGAAATTGGTTGCAATCAAAGATGCCTCGTCTGGAAGAGCTGGCCAACGTTGCCCTCAGGGTGCCAAGCATACTGGTGCTGGACCTGCTGTATAAATGTGACATTGAAGGTTTAACGGAGCATCTAAAGGCCAAAAATGAGGACATGCTCttcaaatacaaatatgtcaTCTGGAACATGTACTACCTTGGTAAGTGTGTACATAATCTAATAAGATAAGACTATGAGCAGCGCAAAAAAGCTGTGCAAAAAGGTAGAAGCCAAgtgcagaacagaaaaaaatgggaaaagatGGATCAGGCAAGATCTGAAGTGTCCTTTTGTCTCTGAGTGGAGGGCTTGTGTGTTAGGATTTGACTGATTTACACTAACTGTCTTTCCTGCGCTGTGACGTTAGACTTTTGGCTATATTTTGGTCTTAATTTCTAATGCTGTGTCCTGATTATGAACTGTAATTTCCCCTTGGATTAAACGATGCTTggtacaacaaaataaataacagagcACGGTGAATATTTTATTGCCCATCGCCCCTTGTTAAAGCAAAGTCAACAATCTGGTTGGGTGCGAATCTGCGTTTCAGTGACAATGTAAACTCTTGCATGTCcattaaaacctaaaaacataCGGGTGTTCTTCTTTACCTTCCAGGTCATCTGATAAATGTGGTGGTGTTGGTGTTGCCGTTGAGACATATTGTGACGCTCTACCTCCATATACTTGCCGCACTTCTCCTGTACATGGGGCATCAGATTTCCAAGTGAGATGCTGTAcctctactactactactacactTAGCAGTTTTTACTCCTGACATAGCTTCGCAGCAGTCACATTGTTCCTGTATTAGTACTAGTATTTAATGTAAAGAGCCTGTATCCATTGTTTACAGCAACAGCTAGCATAAGAAGGAGTACTGGTGTCTTTAAATGCTTCAGGCTCGTTGCCATAAAAACTTAATAACTCGAATATTtgaacagaaataaattaatagcaaataaataagaataatacataaataaattcattatttttcaaagcaaaaacatGATTCGTCTGTGAAGTGTAAACTTTTTCTTGTAGTGCTACCtcagaatttatttaaaattttgcgTTATGTCTTATCTCAGATCTTTTAGTATCtccttttttgttgctgttaatttgtttattgatttctttacattttaataattttttgtaattaattagCTTCACATTGAATGAGGTTTGTTCCTGCATGCACCCCATACAGATAATATAGTCATAATGTGATTCCGTGACTGCAAAAAAGCAAACTAATATTCACATGACTATGGCTCAGGCAGTTCAGTGTTGTGTTCAATCTTCTAGTGGCACATGTCTGCTAAAACAAGCAGCGtaatatgtgtattttaatgtgtaTATTTACAGGGATTATGTTCGTGAGGAGTTGCAGTTTGGTTATGAAGGAGCAGTGTACCTGGATTCTCTGTCCTTCAACAGATTTGTCTCTGCAATGACCAGTGAGTCCTGAAACGAAGCTTCAATATAAATCAGCCCCTCTAAGATTTGGCTGCCTAAATTCaaatttctctttctgcctaaAATCCCTGGTTGTGTGGCATTTCTCCTAACAAATGTGATGCAAGGTTTTTGTGAATTTGGTGAAAATTAGAAAACAGTGATTTTCTTAAAGtatagtttgaaaaaaaattaaccaaCTTATTCCAGTAAGAAAAAGCCTCACAGATGTAAGTGTCCTCAGCGGCACAGTTTGTCATGCAAACAGGTAAATTATGTTACACGTACCACTAACCATCTCCATCTCACTTACTCACCGTAATTATTTTAGCACTTGCAACAGATCTGAAACCAACAACCTCTgtcacagtgttttttcttgtcGGTTTTTTCCTGTGCATTTCAGCCATTGTGCAGGTGTGTTTTGAGCTAGAAAATTGTCTCTTTTGTTTGAGTTTGCTTTCTTAAAGTAAATCCACACAAGAAGAGGAGAAGATAGGATTTCCCGGATATCGTATATAATTGGCAGGCGTCATCGAGCTagaatattaattaaaatgcagGTGACTGGTGGAATTTCCAGGAGAGCTGCAGTTCTGCAAATTTTACCGCTAAAGACTGCAGGGCAATTCCCAGATGTTCTCCATTAAAACAAGGATGAGCATTTTTGCACTACATATAACGTGAGGTGAAAgtaaagcttttaaatgtatCATGCGCAAATAGCTGTAACTGTACTGTGCAAAAAATTAGACATTTAGtaattgaacattttttaaagtaaagattttttttatttgttaacttCAATAAAAGGGGAAGtgaactaataataaaaaaaaaaaaccctagaTCAAATTGATAATATTTTTCCACCCGTTGCCTTTAAATATTACCTTGGCACACAACATCTCTGAAAACATATCACGGTTCTTAGTAGCTTTGTTTAcaagtaacctggttacagtCTCATGTGGGCTTACGTTCTTAAATGTCATGTAAACAAGAAAGTTGGATTCCATAATCAACGTGTGGGCTTAGAGCTGATTTCCCCTGGTAGATTTCTCCTTCAGAATGCAGATTTCTCTGCCATTGATGTGCTTTACTGATCTTCTAATCTAATTCAGAAAGCAGATGAGAAAAGTAGTGGAATGACACACATTGCAGGGCCGTTTTGCTTTTTGGCCTTTCGGCTTTTCCCGAGTTCAGGGTTGCAACagcgcatgttgatttggcacagttttttaaaaaggcaggcggccactctaccaactgagccaccgCAGCCCCACACACATTGCAGGGCAGTGTCCcctcatatttaaaataagtcCACCCAAATGTCTGACTAAGTCGGTTTCCACTGCACGGTTGTCAAACGTTGTTAACCTGCTCCCACGTGCACATACGGCATATAGAAACATTGACAGTAACCAGGTTCATGCATGCACACTCGATTTTTTGCAGGTCTTTTGTCTCTTCAGTTCATTTTAGACTGACTCCTAATGTTGATCAGCAGCGGGGTCATAGCAGACCATCTGCTGCAGGAATTGGGGACCGATCAAATCCCTCGTTGTTGAGATTGTGTAATGGATAAGAATCCAAACATCTTGCATACTTCTATGTTACTTAGattaaaaacccaacaaatgctGAGAACCACTAAAGTGCCCCAGTACTTTCAGTTTACTACTTTGTTTTCCCTCTActtcaaatacaaatgaaagtTTTCAACAGCTGTGTGGTAATTGTATTTTCTGCTCAGGTCAGATCATTCTTAGCACGCTCTGTGCCTTCCTGATGAAGACCAGAAAGGTGTGGTTGTTCTCAGCTCACATGCTCCCACTGCTGACTCGACTTTGCGCTGCTCCTCACGCCATGCTGCTAACCGTCAACACTTTCTCCATGGGGCTGACTGGAGCGGGGATTACGCTTTTCATCCTCTCCAATCTCTTTGTGCCGTATCGTCTTGCCCGGGCTGCCTATTCAGAGCTGCTGCAGCTAGAGGTACTCTTATTCTTTTGAACATAGTAAAACATTCCCACAATTTCCTGTTTGAAGAGGTCataagcagtgtttttttttaaaccactttaTCTATAAATATTAAGATATTTCGACTGTTTTAGTGCTCTattgttaattacatttttcattttataattacCATAAACTAGTATTTACCTGCACTGCAGATACACTGTACCAGGAGTTTAAGTGAAGGCATCATTGTGTCATTAAACACAACTTGAATcgcacatttgtttattttctgttatttccatttttattttaccaccCAGAAATGCTTTTctctttatgtttttacaagacttttatttgtttttggaggAACATGGCCCACAATTTCTGTTACACGGCGTAAAAAACATGCTTCACGCTCAACAAGTCTCTTATCGGTCATGTTGTATTTGTCCCTCAGGTGATCGAGCTGTACAGACTTCTGGCTGTGGGAATCTCTCTGTGGAACCAGTTTGCTGTTCCAGTGCTCTTCAGTGTCTTCTGGTTTGTTCTGTTCCTTGTCCAGCTGTGCTCGGACACCATGTCGGGAAACGCAGCGTCAGCAGCCCATCAGGGAATCATGTTCTTCCTGCTCACGAGGTTTGTTGTAATTCTACATGTTCTTCCTTTGTGCAAGTTTGTTCCCGACAATATTAACacttcattttgtgtttcctctgtttgAATTGTTGAACTCTGCAGTGTCTCTGAATGTTGTGCCACACCATACTCTCTTCTGGGTTTGACCTTTGTGGTGTCCTATCTTGCTCTTGGGCTGCTTAACCTTTGCAAGTTCTACCTGGGAGGTTATGCAGCGGTTCAGAATGAGAACGTCATGCACAGGTGAAATGTTCTCTTCAGTCTTATACTaccaattaacatttttttcatccactttccacattttcaactttcaataaaatgttttggcttATTGGAGACAATTTTGAAGCACAGCACTGAGATGTACATGATGGTGACCAGGCAAGAAGTAAAGAGAAGAGGTCCCGTGTTTGATTTATTTGGGTGGACTACTTAAAAAAAGTTGCATGAAACAAGTATCCAGTTTATGTGTTGCATATGTAATTATGCTTCGCAGTGTGGTCTGTCAGTGTAGACACAAACCTTTGGGCTACACACAGAATTACGCACATGCACCGTGTGGAGACAAATCCAGAAAGCGTGAATCAATGCTCATGAGAAATCTAGATTTAGCTGATAATTCTCTCTTTTTAGTTCTTACTTTGTCTTTACTTTGTCTTTAATGAATTattacctttttgtttgttgcctTGTAGGATCTTTTACTCCGTTTGACTTCAAGTGTAGGTTGTTTATGCGATTATTACATCTTTCTTTCTAATGCTAAGTGTCAAACTCACATAGTTGCATGTGGTTTTTGAGCCtaaattattttcatgaatCATCATTATTTGATTGGTTAATTGGTTCATTATTTGCTAAAAATATTTAGCGGTAAGTTTCACTCACAATTTCCAAAATTTTGATATTGCAATTGTTTCTTTCAAAAAGCAAGTTTTATATCACTAGTCAAAGAGAAGCTAGAGTTGCTCCCAACCTTATTTGTTTAATCATTCTTGTCCTCAGAGGAGTGACTGAGGGCGTCACTCTGCTCCTGCTCGCTCTGCAGACGGGTCTGTTAGATATGCAGGCTCTGCAGCGCACCTTCCTCCTCAGCATCATCCTCTTCATTGTGGTGACTTCAACCCTGCAATCCATGATTGAAATTACAGATCCAATCATTTTAGCCCTGGGCGCATCACGTAACAGGTGGCTGTAGAAACTTTACTTGGTGGCATGCAAGTGAATTTTGTAGAGTTAAAAAGTATCATGTGTTTTCAGAGATTTTCTTCAGGACTTTGCATTATTCCATTATCATCAGTTTTTTCTTGTCTTCAGGAGCCTCTGGAAACATTTCCGTGGCCTCAGCATGTGTCTGCTCCTGTTGGTTTTCCCTGTATTTATGGCTTATAAAATCTCCCAGTTCTTCCACATGGACTTCTGGCTCCTTATACTGGTTTCTAGTTGCATGCTGACTTCCCTCCAGGTAGGTGACTTTACATCTCTGTGTGGATTGTTCGttgcaaaatgtgtgtaaaaaaaatgtagtgaCTGAGTAATAATATACGCACTGTGCGTATTAAAAAATtggtaaaatattaattgttcagaaattaaaatacacagtCAGGTTATTTAGAAGCTTTATACTGTAAATCACTGACTTTAAAAATTAGAcgttaatttaaaacaattgagaattatttattatttattaatgtgaaCTGCTatcatttcctctttcctgctGAACCAATGAAGTTATTTTTCCCAGGTAACTGGCACGATGCTGATCTACTCCCTCTTCATGGTGGAGCTGTTTCGCAGTGACCCGATTGAGAGcctggatgatgtcatctacTGGGTGAATGCCGTTAGTAGAGTGCTAGAGTTTGTAGTGGCGCTTTGTGTGGTGGCTTACGGCACCTGGGAATCACTGTTTGGGGAATGGAGCTGGATGGGAGCCTCTGTCATTATCATCCACTCTTACTTCAACGTTTGGCTCAGAGCGCAGTCTGGGT is a window from the Channa argus isolate prfri chromosome 16, Channa argus male v1.0, whole genome shotgun sequence genome containing:
- the zmp:0000000662 gene encoding RING finger protein 145 isoform X1, with amino-acid sequence MPRLEELANVALRVPSILVLDLLYKCDIEGLTEHLKAKNEDMLFKYKYVIWNMYYLGHLINVVVLVLPLRHIVTLYLHILAALLLYMGHQISKDYVREELQFGYEGAVYLDSLSFNRFVSAMTSQIILSTLCAFLMKTRKVWLFSAHMLPLLTRLCAAPHAMLLTVNTFSMGLTGAGITLFILSNLFVPYRLARAAYSELLQLEVIELYRLLAVGISLWNQFAVPVLFSVFWFVLFLVQLCSDTMSGNAASAAHQGIMFFLLTSVSECCATPYSLLGLTFVVSYLALGLLNLCKFYLGGYAAVQNENVMHRGVTEGVTLLLLALQTGLLDMQALQRTFLLSIILFIVVTSTLQSMIEITDPIILALGASRNRSLWKHFRGLSMCLLLLVFPVFMAYKISQFFHMDFWLLILVSSCMLTSLQVTGTMLIYSLFMVELFRSDPIESLDDVIYWVNAVSRVLEFVVALCVVAYGTWESLFGEWSWMGASVIIIHSYFNVWLRAQSGWRSFLLRQEAAKKINSLPRATAQQLQQHNDVCSICFQEMSSAVITYCGHFFHGNCLRKWLYVQETCPMCHQTVRPSQPSQSQASGDPLVAPPQRETGPEPASQDGDLNLDSDTPRETQIDDETPGLTEQQQEEERKSFGNGDCETGDKDVLAQGLCFSPSGDFVGFVGPVSNCTSGDLSIPPDLLGKSHSNMHNQGEENEKDSPLPWTPNIVNESTVSQEDFEETQLEDSVTSCARLPQNGDGRHDGSPKSWNSLNSPESNNAEHC
- the zmp:0000000662 gene encoding RING finger protein 145 isoform X2 is translated as MPRLEELANVALRVPSILVLDLLYKCDIEGLTEHLKAKNEDMLFKYKYVIWNMYYLGHLINVVVLVLPLRHIVTLYLHILAALLLYMGHQISKDYVREELQFGYEGAVYLDSLSFNRFVSAMTSQIILSTLCAFLMKTRKVWLFSAHMLPLLTRLCAAPHAMLLTVNTFSMGLTGAGITLFILSNLFVPYRLARAAYSELLQLEVIELYRLLAVGISLWNQFAVPVLFSVFWFVLFLVQLCSDTMSGNAASAAHQGIMFFLLTRGVTEGVTLLLLALQTGLLDMQALQRTFLLSIILFIVVTSTLQSMIEITDPIILALGASRNRSLWKHFRGLSMCLLLLVFPVFMAYKISQFFHMDFWLLILVSSCMLTSLQVTGTMLIYSLFMVELFRSDPIESLDDVIYWVNAVSRVLEFVVALCVVAYGTWESLFGEWSWMGASVIIIHSYFNVWLRAQSGWRSFLLRQEAAKKINSLPRATAQQLQQHNDVCSICFQEMSSAVITYCGHFFHGNCLRKWLYVQETCPMCHQTVRPSQPSQSQASGDPLVAPPQRETGPEPASQDGDLNLDSDTPRETQIDDETPGLTEQQQEEERKSFGNGDCETGDKDVLAQGLCFSPSGDFVGFVGPVSNCTSGDLSIPPDLLGKSHSNMHNQGEENEKDSPLPWTPNIVNESTVSQEDFEETQLEDSVTSCARLPQNGDGRHDGSPKSWNSLNSPESNNAEHC